The genomic window TAACGCGCTTTATGCCCTCATTGTCAAGGCCGTCCATGATGAGGAACTTCTCCCCCGTCCACATTAACTCTCCGCCCTCGCTTTCGATTTTAAGAAGTTCCTCGACCTTTAGCCCCTTCAACTCTTCTGGAACTGCCAAGACGGGAATTCCCAGGGTGTTTTCAATCTCCCTTGCCTCTTTCTCCGAGAAACCCACGAGCAACAGCTTCATCTTAACTCCCTCACAAGCTCCAAGATTTTAGGAAGAATTTCCCCCGCCTTTCCGCGAAGGAAGACGTCCGCTATCGGCGTTATCCCGCTCCTCTCGACGTTAACCTCGATAACTCTTCCACCGTGCTCCTTGACGATGTATGGAATGTACGCCGCTGGATAAACTACCCCGCTAGTGCCTATAACGAGCACAACGTCGGCTCTTTCGGCGAGGTTAAAGGCCTTCTCCAGGGCGTCCTTTGGAAGGGTCTCTCCGAACCAGACCACGTCTGGCCGTAAGGGAGAGCCACAGCGGGGACACTTTGGAAGTTCCCTGGATTCAACGAACTCGTTAACGCGACCACCCTCCTTGAGGTTTTCCCTGTAGTCACAGGAAGTGCACTTAACCCGGAATATGTTCCCGTGGAGCTCCACTAGGTTTCTCGTTCCAGCTTCTCTGTGGAGGTCGTCAACGTCCTGGGTTATTACCGCCTTTATGATTCCGAGCCTTTCGAGCTCGGCAAGGGAGTAATGGGCAGGATTCGGCTTTGCCTCCAGGATTTTCTTCATTCGCCACCTGTAAAACTCCCAGACGAGGTTGGGGTTCATTTGAAAAGCCTCTGGAGTCGCGAGCTCCTCGGGTCTGTACCTCTTCCACAGGCCGTTGAATCCCCTGAATGTGGGCACTCCACTCTCGGCACTTATCCCGGCCCCGGTGAAGGCTATCGCAAAGCGTGACCTTGCCAGGATTTTCGCAGCGTGGCTTAGCATGACAGTATCTTGGTGGGAGACTTAAAAATTCTATCCACCATCCAGGCCCCCCGAAAGATATTAGAAACGGGTTTCAACCTTCCGAGCGAGGGTTTAAATTGTGTTCATCGGACATTGGGCGGAGGTGAGAGAATGCCCGTCTCCGGGGGAGTTGAGAGAAAAAAGGTCACTACCTCACACGGTCGTTATTACTCAGCGCGTATAGCGGCACAGAGGAGGAAAAAGCTCATCCTAATCCAGAACCTCAGGAAAAGGAAGTGTGCTAGGGGTCTAAGGATAAGCACGATTAGCGTGGAGAAGAAGCGCATAACCAAGGGAGAGGCTCTGGCAATCCTCGTGGGGACGCAGATTGGGGCAGGTGTCCTCGGTCTTCCCTACGCGGCAAGCAAGGTGGGTCTTGTCCCAGCCCTGGTCGTCCTTATAGGCGTCATGTTCCTAATGCTCGGAACGGGCCTAATCGTCCTGAAGTTCTCCGCCGAGATGGGTGGAGCACAGATGAGCACCATAGCCCAGCGCGTCCTCGGAAGGGTCGGCGGCTGGCTGATGTACGCCAGCATCTTCATAATGAGCTTCGGAGCGATTTTGGCGTACATAGCGGGAATGGGAAGCATCTTCGCGAGCCTCTTCGGAATAAGCGAAACGCTGGGAGCGTTTATCTTCTGGATTCTGGCTTCTCTGGTGGTCTACCACGGTCTTGAGGCGAGTGGAAAGACAGAACTGGCGATGAGCTACGTCATGCTTGCCCTCTTCATAGCGGTCACACTAATGCTAATCCCCCATGCAAAGCTCAGCAACGGCCTCTACACGGACCTCTCAGGAATTCTGAGCATAACCGGGGTTGCAATCTTTGCCCTCGGCTGTCACACGGTAATTCCCGACGTCTATAAGGGGCTTGGAAGCTACGAGGAGACGAAGAAAGTCGTCGTCTGGGCCTTCATCATACCGACGGCCATCTATGCGATATTCATGGTGGCCTTCCTCCTCGCCTTTGGAAAGAACACACCCCAGATAGCCACACAGGGCCTTGAGAGACTTTACGGCCAGATTGGAAAAATAGTTGGGAACCTAATCCCTCTCCTTGCAATAACGACGAGCTACATAGGAATCGCCCTAGCACAGCAGAGCAACAACGAGGAGTTCGTGAAACTTAAGAGACCGATAGCATGGGGCCTGACCGTGATTCCGCCAGCTCTGGTTTACTTCGCTGGTGTCAAGAACTTCGCGGACGTTTTAGCATTTGCTGGAGATACCGGAGACATGATGGCCTTCATAATCCTGCCGATACTGATATGGCTCGTCGCCAAGCTAAGAAAACACTAAAAGCTCTTTCTCTTTTTCTTTCACCGGTGGTGCTCATGCCCAAGGTCTTCATAACCCGCGCCATCCCGGAGAACGGAATAAAACTCCTCAGGGAGCACTTTGAGGTGGAAGTCTGGCCCGAGGAG from Thermococcus sp. includes these protein-coding regions:
- a CDS encoding aromatic amino acid transport family protein produces the protein MPVSGGVERKKVTTSHGRYYSARIAAQRRKKLILIQNLRKRKCARGLRISTISVEKKRITKGEALAILVGTQIGAGVLGLPYAASKVGLVPALVVLIGVMFLMLGTGLIVLKFSAEMGGAQMSTIAQRVLGRVGGWLMYASIFIMSFGAILAYIAGMGSIFASLFGISETLGAFIFWILASLVVYHGLEASGKTELAMSYVMLALFIAVTLMLIPHAKLSNGLYTDLSGILSITGVAIFALGCHTVIPDVYKGLGSYEETKKVVVWAFIIPTAIYAIFMVAFLLAFGKNTPQIATQGLERLYGQIGKIVGNLIPLLAITTSYIGIALAQQSNNEEFVKLKRPIAWGLTVIPPALVYFAGVKNFADVLAFAGDTGDMMAFIILPILIWLVAKLRKH
- the cobB gene encoding NAD-dependent protein deacetylase, whose product is MLSHAAKILARSRFAIAFTGAGISAESGVPTFRGFNGLWKRYRPEELATPEAFQMNPNLVWEFYRWRMKKILEAKPNPAHYSLAELERLGIIKAVITQDVDDLHREAGTRNLVELHGNIFRVKCTSCDYRENLKEGGRVNEFVESRELPKCPRCGSPLRPDVVWFGETLPKDALEKAFNLAERADVVLVIGTSGVVYPAAYIPYIVKEHGGRVIEVNVERSGITPIADVFLRGKAGEILPKILELVRELR
- a CDS encoding DUF3783 domain-containing protein, whose amino-acid sequence is MKLLLVGFSEKEAREIENTLGIPVLAVPEELKGLKVEELLKIESEGGELMWTGEKFLIMDGLDNEGIKRVIETVRRLSKERVIFATTTETNLKWALEELLDELRSEDEYFRALREARKQVKERKGLFLDIGNVK